The nucleotide sequence ATCGGGACCGACGACGACGCGCGGGTCCATGGTGCGCTCGCACGCTACGGACTCAGCGGAACGCCCGACGGCGGTGGAGGCAGTCGGTCGCACCAGTTCCTCACGGCCGAGGCCGTGCTGGAGGACGTGGCATGAGCGCCCTCATTCTTCCCCGCGCCGACGTTCCCCTCAACGACCTGCCGGCGCTGCTGCTGCCCGCCTATGGCGAGACCTTGACGATGGTCGGCATCGTCATGGCGGTCGTCCTCGTCATCGGCACTCCACTCGGTGTCCTTCTCCACAACGTCGCGCCCGGTGGCCTCTACGAACGCCCCGCACTCCACGCGGCACTGAGCTGGATCATCAGCATTGGACGGTCCCTTCCGTTCCTGATCCTCATGGCGGCCATCGTTCCGTTCACCCGGTTCATCACCGGCACGAACATCGGCATCGCGGCCGCCGTCGTCCCCATGTCCCTCGCCGGTATCGCATTCTTCACGCGTATCGTCGAGAACTCGCTGCGGTCCGTGCCGCCGTCCACGGTCCAGGTGGCCCGGGCCGCCGGTGGGTCCAACCTGCAGATCATGCGCACGGCACAGTTCAGCGAAGCTGTCCCGGCAGTCATCGGCGGGCTCACCATCCAGGTGATCGCGATGATCGAGTACTCGGCGATCGCGGGCACCATCGGTGCCGGCGGCATCGGGTACGTGGCCGTCACCTACGGTTACCAGCGCTTCGACAACACCGTCATGCTCGCGACGATCGTGGTCCTGGTGGTGACGGTCGCTCTCGTCCAGATCGTCGGAGACCGCCTCGTACGCTTCACGACGCCGCAGAAGCGACTGCAGCGCGCCTGACGTTCCCGCGCTTCACCCCCGCGCATCCTCTCCCGTTCATTCATGCTCATCCCACCCCTGCGCCTCGAGCGCGCCCAGAAAGGCATTGTCATGTCCGAAAACACCACTCCCGAGCCGACTTCGACGACTTCCTCACCGGCCGGTGCGGACCATGGATTTACCCTCCGAAAGCGGCGCAAGGCACCCTGGATCGCAGGCGGAGCCGTCGCCGTCCTGGCCGCCGGCACCTTCATCGCCGTGCCACTGCTCAACCCGTCCGAGTCTGCGGCAGAAACGGAAGGCGCAACCCTCCTCGTTGCAACTGCCGAGGGGAACCACGCGGAGCAGGCGCTCATCGAATTCATCGACAGGGATGTAGCGCCGAAGTACGGCATCGACATCGAGTTCAAGGGATTGAGCGATAGCAACACCATCAACCGGGCCGTCAGCGAGGGCGAGGTCGCCGCGACGGTGTACCAGCACGAGCTGTGGCTCGGACAGGTGCTGGAGGCCAACCCGGACTTCCGTGAGACGGCAGTGGCGCCCGTCTTCCGCTGGGGATTCGGCATCTGGTCCGACAAGTACACGAGCGTGGACCAGATTCCCGATGGCGGCACCGTCTCCCTCTACTCGGACCCGGCAAACGAGGCCCAGGGTCTCTGGCTGCTGGAGCGGGCAGGGCTGATCACGCTCAAGGGGGGCACCGACAAGTGGGAGGCGACGCAGGATGACATCGCGTCGAATCCGAAGAACCTGAAGTTCACGCTCCTCGACTTCGGCGCCCAGTCCCGGGCACTGCCGGACCTGGACGCTGCCGTCGGTTACACCGAGTACTACACCGCGGCCAAGGTTCCGCTCGAGAAGCAGATCTTCGCGCCCCCGGCACCCGATGAGTTCGCCGCACAACTCACGGTCGGCACCGATTACATCGATACGGACAACATCAAGAAGCTCACCGAGGCGTTCGCCGACCCCGCCGTGCAGGAGTTCCTGCGCACGGATCCCTCGGTGAAGGACCTGCTGCTGCCCATTGAAGCCCCCTGAACACAGCGGGGCGGAACCGGGAATAGCCCTGCGCCGGGGGCTGAACCCCCGTCAGCGGGTGGCCAGCCCTCGGGCAAGGGGACTAGCGTCGAAAGCAAGACATCCGACGACCTGAAGGAGTTCCCATGTCACGCGTAGCCATCATCGGTGGACACGGAAAAGTAGCCCTGCACCTGACGAAGATCCTCACGAGTCAGGGCCACCAGGTGAGTTCGATCTTCCGCAACCAGGACCACGCTGCCGACGTCGAGCAGGCGGGCGGTACGCCTGTCGTGGCCGACGTCGCGGAGCTGTCGGTGGAGCAGATGGCCGATCTCTTCCGCGGGCATGACGCCGTCGTGTGGTCTGCGGGTGCGGGCGGCAGCAGCCCGGAGGCCACCTACGCGGTCGATCGGGACGCAGCCATCCGGTCTATGGATGCAGCGACGGAAGCTTCGATCGGCCGCTACGTCATGGTCTCCTACCTCGGAGCCAGCAAGGACCACGGGGTGCCGAAGGACAACGGATTCTTCCACTATGCGGAGGCGAAGGCAGCGGCGGATGAGCACCTGCGGAAGTCGGAACTCGCATGGACCATTCTCGGTCCTGGCTCCCTGACAACTGACCCTGGCACCGGCAAGATCGAGGTGTCGGACAAGCCGCAGCGGGACTCCGTTCCCCGCGAGGATGTCGCCCATGTGGCCGCAGTCGTGCTGGGTGATCTCGGAACGGTGGACAAGACTATCCAGTTCAACAGCGGCGAGACGCCGATCGCGGAGGCAATCGAGGGGGCCTTGCAGCCATAAGAACTACGAAAGGCGGCGCTCGCTGAGCGCTGCCTTTCGTGTGTCCACTGGGTCAGCGCGGTGTCGCTTCGGATAACTATGTTGCCCATCAACGTGAATCCGGATATGCGACGACGGCGCCCGGGCAAGCCCGGGCGCCGTCGTCGTGCCGTGTCGGTAGCTATAGGTGTCAGTAGCTGAGGCCGAAACCGAACGGGTACAGCTCGCCGTCGGTCGTCTCCTTGTAGCGGGGCAGGTCGCTGTACTGCTCGCGGATGGCCAGGCTGGTGCCTGCGAGGGCGAACGGCAGCCTGCCCTGCGGGCTCACCTTGCCGGAGAGGATGTCGAACAGGGCGGTGTCGCCCATGCCGAACCCGGCGATGATGCCGCCGGCGTCTCGGAGCCCGCTTGCCTCGTCGAGCACGTAGGGCTGGCGGAAGTACACGTGCAGGATCCCCTTGCTGGGGTCATCCACTTCCGACATGACCTCCTGGATCGTCTCGAGGGACGGGGCGACCTTCCACGACTGCGACTTCGCCATGCCCGTGAAATCCAAGACGCTGGGCTCCAGGGGAGCGAGCCGCCGAAGCGCAGGCCGTCGTCCGTGCAGGCGGGCGCACCTAAGGTGACGCACGCGTCCGCGGCACCGTAGGGGCTCTTTCCGTCGAGTCCCGCCACGCCGTCGAGGGTGAGGGGTTGATGTAGTCGGGCCATTTGTTGTCACCGCTGGCTGCGTTCCGAGGAGACCTGCAGTTGCCACGAGTTGCCATCGCTGGGCCTAGGATTGGCGCGGAGGTGGAGATGGCTGGAGCGCGGGCTGTGCCCTCTATCTATGATGTCGCACGCGTGGCCGGGGTCTCGGCGTCGACCGTGTCGCGGGCTTTCGCACGCCCCGGCCGCGTCAGCCACCAGACCGCCCAGCGGGTCTTCGCCGCCGCCGAAGAGGTGGGCTACCGGTCCACGCATGTCACCGGCAGCCCACGGCCCGGTACCGCCCGCACGTCCATGATCGCCCTGGTCATCGCCGACATCCGGAACCCGGTGTACGCGGACATGGTGCGGGGCGCGGAGGCCGCGGCAGCCGAGGCGGGCTACACGATGCTGCTCGCCCATACCCAGGAGTCCGACCGCAAGGAACGCCAGGCACTGGAGCGCGCCATGCCCAGCGTGGACGGGATCGTGCTCTCCAGTTCCCGCATGTCCGACTCCGCGATCCGGATGCTGGCCAAGCAGAAGCCCATGATCGTGATGAACCGGGCGGTGACCGACGTCGCGAGCGTCGTACCGGACAACCCGCGGGGCATCCGACGGGCGGCGGAGCACCTCGGAGAGCTGGGCCACCGCACCATCACCTACCTCGCGGGCCCGGAGGCGTCGTGGGCGGACGGGATGCGCTGGCGGTCCCTGCGGGAGGCCGGGATGGAACTCGAGCTTACGATCCGCCGCAGTACCTCCCACCTGCCGACCATCCAGGGCGGTGAGGAAGCCGCCGCAGAATGGCTGCACCAGCCAACACCGGCGGTCATCGCCTACAACGATCAGATGGCGATCGGCTTCGTCCGCGCGCTGCGCCGCCAGGGGGTCAGCGTGCCGGGGGATGTCAGCGTCGTCGGTTTCGACAACAGCTACGGTGCCGCGCTCGTCACGCCGGCCCTCACGACGGTCGAGGCACCGCTGTACTCGCTCGGCGCCACCGCGGTGAACAACCTGCTGGCATTCTCGGCCGGCGCCGTCTCCCAGTCGAACAAGCTCGTGGTCCTGCCCACGCGGCTCGTGGTCCGCGATTCCACCGCCCCGGCGACGGAGAAGGGCACGACGACGAAGCGTCGGTGACGCCTGCAACACCGTTCGTGTTTTCTGCCAACAAATGGCAACTCCTTGGTCGCACGACGGGTGCATCGACACGATGAAGCCATGCCTATCTCGATCGCAACCGAACCAGACCGGCTCCTTCCAGCGGATCCCGGCACCCGCCGGATCGCGCGTGGACTGCTCGACCTCGTCGAGCAGCTCCCCATCATCTCGCCCCATGGCCACGTCGATGCCGCCGTGTTCGCCGACGACCTGCCGTTCCGGGACCCGGCGACGCTGCTGGTCACACCCGACCACTACGTCACCCGCCTGATCCACTCCAGCGGCGTCCCGCTCGAGCGCCTGCGGATCCATGAGAACTCCTCGGCCCGCGACGTCTGGCGGGAGTTCTGCGCGGCGTGGCCGCTCTTCGAGGGCACCGCCTCCGGGTACTGGTTGAGGTCCGAGTTCTCCCACGTCTTCGGCCTCGAGGATGAGCTCTCCGCCGACACCTCCGACGCGTCGTTCGACACCATCCGTGCGCGCCTCGCCGAGCCGGGGTTCCGTCCCCGGACGCTCTTCACGCAGTTCAACATCGAGGTCCTCGCGACCACGGACGATCCGCTGGACGACCTCGCGCACCATGCCGCGCTCGCGGCGGACGAGTCCTTTCCCGGCCGCGTCCTGCCGACGTTCCGGCCGGACGCCTACACCAACCTCGCCCACCCTGCCTGGATCGAGAACGTGGACCGGCTCATCAGCACGGCGGGCGACGGCGCCACCGGTTACGCCGGTTACCTCGCCGCACTGGAGAACCGCCGGCAGTACTTCATCGACCACGGAGCGGTCTCGGCCGACCACGGTGTGCACACCCCGCGCACGCTCAAGCTGGAGTGCTCGGAAGCCGAGGAGATTTTGACCCGGGCGCGCCGTGGCGAGCGGAGGGACGGTGACCGAGAGCGCTTCGAGGCGCACATGCTGTACGAGATGGCCCGGATGTCCGTGCAGGACGGACTGGTGATGACCATCCACCCGGGGTCGTTCCGCAACCACCACCTGCCCACGTTCGAGAAATTCGGGGCCGACACCGGCCACGACATCCCCATACCCGTGAGCTACACCGAAGCCATCCGGCCGGTCCTCCAGGATTTCGGCACCGCCAAGAACTTCCACCTGATCCTGTTCACGCTCGACGAGACCGTGTTCTCCCGGGAACTCGCGCCGCTGGCCGGCTTCTACCCGGCCGTGCACATCGGCGCCCCGTGGTGGTTCCTGGACGCACCGGACGCGATGCTGCGCTTCCGCTCGGCCGTCACCGAGACGGCCGGTTTCTCGCGCTCGTCGGGCTTCATCGACGACACGCGCGCCTTCTGCTCCATCCCGGCACGCCATGACGCGTCCCGTCGCATCGAAGCCTCGTTCCTGGCCCGCCTCGTCGCCGAGCACCGCGTCTCCGAGTCCCGGGCCGCCGAACTGATCGTCGACGTCGTGGACCGCGCACCGCGCAGGGCGTTCAAGCTGTGAGGAGCCTGACGAACCTCCCGGACCTCACGCGCACGACGACGGATGCCGGCGCTCCGGCACCCGTCCGCATGGTGCACCTCGGGCTCGGCGCCTTCCACCGATCCCACCAGGCCTGGTACACGGCCGCAGCGGATCCCGACCACGAGTGGGGCATCGCCGCCTTCACGGGGCGGAGCCCCGACGCCGCCGAGGTCCTCGCCGCCCAGGACGGGCTCTACACGCTCGTCGAACGTGATGACGCGGGGGACCGGTTCGAGGTGGTCGGCAGCATCAGCGCGGCGCACCACGGCGGCGACGTCGGCGAGCTCGCCCGGCTGATCGCCTCACCGGGAACCGCCGTCGTGACCCTGACCATCACCGAGCCCGCATACCACCTCGGTTCGGACGGGCTGCTCGATTCCGCCTCGTCCGTGGTGGCGCAGGACCTCGAGGTCCTCCGGTCATGGCAGCAGGCACGGACCGGCGCCGCGTCCGGGACTCCGCTCGATCCGCCGGGGCAACTGGCAACGGCCGGCGCACGCCTGGTGGTGGGCTTCGACGCCCGACGCCACGCCGGTGGCGGTCCGCTCGCCGTCGTGTCCTGCGACAACCTGAGTTCCAACGGCACAGCCGCCGCGGAAACCATCCTCGGTTTCGCCCGCCCGATCTCCGAGGAGCTCGCCGTGTGGATCACCGACAACGTCTCCTTCGTCGATTCGTCGATCGACAGGATCACCCCGCGCACCACGGAGGCCGACGTCGACCTCGTCGCCGAGGCGACCGGTTTCCGCGACCTGGCCCCGGTGGTCACCGAACCGTTCCACAACTGGATCCTCTCCGGAGCGTTCCCGGCCGGCCGCCCCGCATGGGAGCGTGCGGGTGCGGTCTTCACGGAGCGGATCGAGCCCTTCGAGCAGCGGAAGCTGTGGCTGCTCAACGGAGCCCATTCGCTGCTGGCCTATGCCGGCCAGCTGCGCGGGCACGAGACCGTGGCGGACGCCGTCGCGGACACCCGCTGCGCGGCCTGGCTCGAGGACTTCTGGGACGAAGCCTCGCACCACCTCACCGAACCGGGGCTCGACGTGCCCGGCTACCGTGCGGCCCTGCAGGAGAGGTTTTCCAACAGTCGGATCCGGCACCAGCTGTCCCAGATCGCGGCCGAGGGCTCGAGCAAGCTGCGCATGAGGGCCGTCCCCGTCCTGCTCGCCGAACGGAAGGCCGGCCGCACGGGACGTGCCTCGGCCCGGATCATCGCCGCCTGGATCGATCAGCTGCTCGCGGACGGGGCGGCACGCAAGCCCGTCGCCGACGCTGCTGCCGGCACCATCGAACGCATCCTGGCGGGTGACCCTGACGACGTGACGGCAGGGCTGGTGCGGTTCCTCGACGACCGGCTGGACGACGACGTCGTCGCCCTGGTGCACAGCCTCCGCACTTCCTGGCGGGCCTGATGGGCCCGCATCCAACCGACCAGGCACGCCGTGCCAATGCATTCGAAGGGAACATCGTGAAAATCATCGCCGCCGAGGTCATCGTGACCAGTCCGAGCCGGAACTTCGTGACACTGAAGATCACCACCGACGAGGGAATCACGGGTCTCGGGGACGCCACCCTGAACGGCCGGGAACTGGCCGTTGCGTCCTACCTGAACGACCACGTGACCCAGCTGCTGATCAACCGGGATCCGCACCGCATCGAGGACACCTGGCAGTTCCTCTACCGCAGCGCCTACTGGCGTCGCGGCCCGGTGACCATGGCCGCGATCGCCGCCGTGGACATGGCGCTCTGGGACATCAAGGGCAAGGCCGCCGGTATGCCGGTCTACCAGCTGCTCGGAGGTGCCTCGCGGACGGCGCTGCGGACCTACGGGCACGCTTCCGGCCGGGACATCCCCGAACTGTTCGACTCGATCCGGCAGCACCTCGAGGAGGGCTACAAGTCCATCCGCGTGCAGTCCTCGGTGCCGGGCATCACGGCCCTGTACGGGGTGGCGGCGCAGGCCCAGGCCACCGGGGAGCGCTACGACTTCGAGCCCGCCGGCCGCGGCGCCCAGCCCACCGAGGAGGACTGGGACACCCGGGCCTACCTGCGGCACGTGCCGACCGTGTTCGAGGCCGTCCGCAACGAGTTCGGCCCCGAGCTGCCCCTGCTGCACGACGGCCACCACCGCATGACGCCGATCCAGGCCGCAAAGCTCGGCAAGTCGCTGGAACCCTACGACCTGTTCTGGTTGGAGGACGTGACTCCGGCCGAGAACCAGGAGGCGTTCCGGCTGATCCGCCAGCACACCACCACCCCGCTGGCCGTGGGGGAGATCTTCAACACCGTCTTCGACTTCCAGACGCTCATCAAGGAACAGCTGATCGATTACGTGCGGGCCGCGTCCACGCACTTCGGCGGGATCTCGCCGCTGAAGAAGGTCATGGACTACGCCGCGCAGTACCAGATCAAGTCCGGGTTCCACGGGCCCACCGACGTCTCACCCGTGGGCCTCGCCGCGCAGTCCCACGTGGGACTGGCGATCCACAACTTCGGCATCCAGGAGTACATGGAGCACAGCGCGAAGACCAACACCGTGTTCGAGCAGTCCATGACCTTCACCGACGGCTACCTGCACCCCGGCGACAAGCCGGGCCTCGGCGTCGAACTCAACGAGGAAGCAGCCGCATCCTTCCCCTACCAGCAGGCCTACCTGCCCTACAACCGTCTCAGCGACGGCACCGTCCACGACTGGTGAAGGCTATGAAGATCGTGGTGATGGGCGTCTCCGGCTGCGGCAAGAGCACCGTGGGCGCGCTGCTCGCCGATCACCACGGTGCGCCGTTCCTCGACGGCGACTCGCTGCACCCGCAGCGCAACGTGGACAAGATGGCTGCGGGAACCCCGCTCGACGACGCCGACCGGCAGCCCTGGCTCGAGGAGATCGGGCGGCGGTTCGCAGCTGCCGGTCCGGAGCCGCTCGTCATTGCGTGCAGTGCGCTGAAGAGGGCGTACCGCACCACCATCCGCGGAGGCGCGCCAGATGTGCGGTTCGTCCACCTGCACGGCACGGTGGACCTGCTGGCGGAGCGCCTGGCAGCCCGGCCGGGACACTTCATGCCGGCCTCGCTCCTGCGGTCCCAGCTGCAGACGCTCGAACCCCTCGGGCCGGACGAGACCGGGATAGTGCTGGACATCTCGGCGACACCCGCAGTCCTCGCGCGTCGGGCGGCTGCATGGCTGGAGGCGGGTGTGAGCGCAGCCTGAGCGGTGCTCCCTCGTGACCGTGAGCGTCGCAGCCATGGCCGGATCGATGATCCCCTGACGGCGCCGGACCGACGGCCGGCAGCTAGGCGCGATGCGCGAGTTCCATGAACATCGTCGAGTGCAGGCTGTCCACGTGCGCGTGGGCGATCGCGACTGCTCGAACGACGTCGCGCCTCCGCAGCGCAGCCACCAGTGCGACGTGGTCCCCGTTGGCGCGGTGAAGCGCATCGATGGGGTACGGGACGAAGTGCTCGTACAGCTCGCCCAGGGCTGCGGAATGCATGGCGGTAGCCGCACCGAGGTGTGACGCGGCGGCGACGGACCGATGGAATTCATCATCGGCCTGGTGGTATTCGGACCAGTTGGTGGCCGTCGCCATGCGCTGCGTGAGTGCCTCCAGCGCCTCGAGTTCGTCCTCCGTCGCGTTGACGGCGGCGAAGTGGGTGACAGCACATTCGGCGAGGAGGCGCCGGTCCACGAGGTCATGGACGGCCGCGGCATCCGGCAATCCAAGGGACAATCTCTCGATGGCAGCTGCGGGAGGATCAGCCGCGACGAAGGTTCCGCCGTCACGCCCCCGACGCCGGACCACGATTCCCTCCTCTGCGAGGCTGGCCATTGCGCGCCGGGCCGTCATCGGGCTCACCGAGAGCCCCAGCGCGATGTCGTTCTGGTCCGGCAGTCGTTCGCCCGGCTGTAGAAGACCGAGCGAGATGGAGGCGGCGATGCGGGCGCGGACGGCGTCGATCGCACTGCGCCGCCCGTGCGCAGGCGGCACGTGGGACGGCGGTGCCGCGCCCACCGGTTCCCGCAATCCATCGGTCATGTTCTTCCCCTTCCGACGCTCCGTCTTGATAATAGTTCAAAGTGAGCTAATATTGCGTGAGCCCCGTCACTGCAAGCCAAGGCCGCCATGTCACAGCCCCTTCCGATCCTCGCAGTCCAGTCCGAACCGATCGCGATCGGTGAGCCGCTCTCGGTCTTCGCCACTCAGGCTTCCGACGCCGTCGCGGCGCATCCCGGAACCCGACTCCTCGTCTACCCCGAACTACACCTGTTCGGTGACGGCTACCCCGACCAGGCGCGCACGGAAGCGCTCCAGGAATCGGCGCAGCCTCTCGATGGGCCCCTCGTGCAGGAGCTCGCACAGCTCGCCGGCGACCTCGGTGTGTGGCTGGTGCCCGGAAGCATCTGCGAGCGCGGGCCCGAGGGGCAGCTGTTCAATACCGCGCTCGTGTTCTCCCCGCAGGGCGAGCTCGAGGCGAGCTACCGGAAGATCTTCCCCTGGCGTCCCTACGAGCCGTACGACCCCGGAGACTCCTTCGTCACCGTCGACCTCGAGGGCTACGGCCGCGCCGGACTGTCCATCTGCTACGACGCATGGTTCCCCGAAGTGACCCGCCAGCTCGCATGGCTCGGCGCGGACGTGATCCTCAACGTCGTCAAGACCACCACCGAGGACCGCGAGCATGAGCTGGTTCTCGCCCGGGCCAACGCCATCGTTAACCAGGTGTTCATCGTCAGCGTCAACTGCGCCGGCCCCACCGGGCGCGGTCAGAGCCTCATCGTCGACCCGGAGGGCGCGATCCTCGAGTCCATCGACCACGACGGTACCGGGATGATGGCGGCTACTCTCGACCTGTCGCGCATCGACTACGTGCGCACACATGGCACCGCCGGGCTGAACCGCATGTGGTCCCAGTTCCGCGCCCACGAAACCCCGATCGAGCTCCCGATGTACTCCGGCCGCATCGATCCCGCCACCTGGACCCCCGCGTCCACTGCTCGTCAGGACTAGCCATGCAGACCTCGTCCCAGCTCACCCGCACCCTCCGGCTGCCCTCGCTCGTCCTGTTCGGGCTCGCCTACCTCACACCCCTGATCGTCCTGGCGATCTTCGGCGTCATCGCCGAGGCAACCGGCGGTGCATCCCCGTCGGCCTACCTCCTCGCGCTCCTCGCGATGCTCTTCACTGCCCACAGTTACGGACGCATGGCCGTTGCGTTCCCCGTTGCGGGTTCCGCCTATACGTACGTGCGGCGGACCATCGACGCCCGCGTCGGGTTCCTTGTCGGGTGGGCCATCCTGCTCGACTATCTCTTCCTGCCGATGGTCATCTGGCTCATCGGCGGGTCCTACCTCACCGCGCAGTTCCCCGGCACGCCGATCTGGGTGTGGATCCTGGCCTTCGTGCTCGTGACCACCGTGCTCAACGTCATCGGGATCCGGGTCGCCGAGAAGGCGAACTACCTCCTGATGGCGTTCCAGCTGCTCGTCATCGGCATCTTCGTGGCGCTGACCATCGGGACCCTCGTGAGCACGTCGGGCGCCGGCGCGCTGGTGAGCTCCGAACCCTTCATCAACCCGACGGCGAACCTCGGTACAATCGCTGCCGGTGCGGCTATCGCCGCCTATTCCTTCCTGGGGTTCGACGCTGTCACGACCCTCACCGAGGAGACCGTGGAGCCGAAGAAGACCATGCCGCGCGCCATCATGCTCATCGCGCTGATCGGCGGCGCCATCTTCGTGTCCGTCTCCTACGTGACCCAGCTGATCCGCCCCGGTGGCACGTTCGAGGATTCGGCCTCACTCGCCTCCGACATCGCCCTGCAGATCGGCGGCCAGCTCTTCGGCGCGATCTTCCTTGCGGGCCTCGTCGTCGCGCAGTTCGCCTCAGGTCTCGCCGCCCAGGCCAGCGCATCCCGACTGCTCTACGCGATGGGCCGCGACGCCGTGCTGCCGCGGAAGGTGTTCGGCTACCTTCACGACCGCTTCCGCACGCCGGTGGTCAACCTCGTCATCACGGGCATCGTGGGACTCGTGGCGGTCTTCCTCGATGTCGCCACGTCCACCTCGTTCATCAACTTCGGTGCCTTCACCGCGTTCACCCTTGTCAACGTCTCCGTCATCGCCTACTACCTGCGCGAGAAGCGGACCGGGCGCAGCCTGAACCCCTTCTCCTATCTGGTGATCCCCGCCGTCGGCGCCGTGGTCGACGCCTTCCTGCTCACCCAGCTCGACCCCACGGCGATCACGCTCGGGCTCGTCTGGCTCGCGATCGGCATCCTCGTGCTCGCCGTCATCACACGCGGCTTCCGCTCCGCACCACCCGAACTGGCGTCGGTGGAGAAGGAAGTCGTTTCATAGGAGGTATGCGCATCACCCTCGGGCAGCTCGCGTCCGGCCCGGACACCGCAGCGAACCTCGCCCGGATGGAGGAGGTCGCTGCCGCGGCGGCCGACGCGGGCTCCACCCTCGCGGTCTTCCCCGAGTACGCGAGCTACGAGAAGAGCCGGGTGGACAGTTCGTTCGTCGCGGCCGCGGAACCGCTCGACGGCGACGTGGTCCGGGCGCTCGCGGCAATGGCGCGTCGGCACCGGATCACGGTGGTGGCAGGGGTGATCGAGACCTCCGAGGAACACGAGCGTGCCTACAACACCATCGTCGC is from Arthrobacter burdickii and encodes:
- a CDS encoding methionine ABC transporter permease, which translates into the protein MSALILPRADVPLNDLPALLLPAYGETLTMVGIVMAVVLVIGTPLGVLLHNVAPGGLYERPALHAALSWIISIGRSLPFLILMAAIVPFTRFITGTNIGIAAAVVPMSLAGIAFFTRIVENSLRSVPPSTVQVARAAGGSNLQIMRTAQFSEAVPAVIGGLTIQVIAMIEYSAIAGTIGAGGIGYVAVTYGYQRFDNTVMLATIVVLVVTVALVQIVGDRLVRFTTPQKRLQRA
- a CDS encoding MetQ/NlpA family ABC transporter substrate-binding protein — encoded protein: MSENTTPEPTSTTSSPAGADHGFTLRKRRKAPWIAGGAVAVLAAGTFIAVPLLNPSESAAETEGATLLVATAEGNHAEQALIEFIDRDVAPKYGIDIEFKGLSDSNTINRAVSEGEVAATVYQHELWLGQVLEANPDFRETAVAPVFRWGFGIWSDKYTSVDQIPDGGTVSLYSDPANEAQGLWLLERAGLITLKGGTDKWEATQDDIASNPKNLKFTLLDFGAQSRALPDLDAAVGYTEYYTAAKVPLEKQIFAPPAPDEFAAQLTVGTDYIDTDNIKKLTEAFADPAVQEFLRTDPSVKDLLLPIEAP
- a CDS encoding SDR family oxidoreductase produces the protein MSRVAIIGGHGKVALHLTKILTSQGHQVSSIFRNQDHAADVEQAGGTPVVADVAELSVEQMADLFRGHDAVVWSAGAGGSSPEATYAVDRDAAIRSMDAATEASIGRYVMVSYLGASKDHGVPKDNGFFHYAEAKAAADEHLRKSELAWTILGPGSLTTDPGTGKIEVSDKPQRDSVPREDVAHVAAVVLGDLGTVDKTIQFNSGETPIAEAIEGALQP
- a CDS encoding glycoside hydrolase family 3 C-terminal domain-containing protein — translated: MAKSQSWKVAPSLETIQEVMSEVDDPSKGILHVYFRQPYVLDEASGLRDAGGIIAGFGMGDTALFDILSGKVSPQGRLPFALAGTSLAIREQYSDLPRYKETTDGELYPFGFGLSY
- a CDS encoding LacI family DNA-binding transcriptional regulator; the encoded protein is MPSIYDVARVAGVSASTVSRAFARPGRVSHQTAQRVFAAAEEVGYRSTHVTGSPRPGTARTSMIALVIADIRNPVYADMVRGAEAAAAEAGYTMLLAHTQESDRKERQALERAMPSVDGIVLSSSRMSDSAIRMLAKQKPMIVMNRAVTDVASVVPDNPRGIRRAAEHLGELGHRTITYLAGPEASWADGMRWRSLREAGMELELTIRRSTSHLPTIQGGEEAAAEWLHQPTPAVIAYNDQMAIGFVRALRRQGVSVPGDVSVVGFDNSYGAALVTPALTTVEAPLYSLGATAVNNLLAFSAGAVSQSNKLVVLPTRLVVRDSTAPATEKGTTTKRR
- the uxaC gene encoding glucuronate isomerase produces the protein MPISIATEPDRLLPADPGTRRIARGLLDLVEQLPIISPHGHVDAAVFADDLPFRDPATLLVTPDHYVTRLIHSSGVPLERLRIHENSSARDVWREFCAAWPLFEGTASGYWLRSEFSHVFGLEDELSADTSDASFDTIRARLAEPGFRPRTLFTQFNIEVLATTDDPLDDLAHHAALAADESFPGRVLPTFRPDAYTNLAHPAWIENVDRLISTAGDGATGYAGYLAALENRRQYFIDHGAVSADHGVHTPRTLKLECSEAEEILTRARRGERRDGDRERFEAHMLYEMARMSVQDGLVMTIHPGSFRNHHLPTFEKFGADTGHDIPIPVSYTEAIRPVLQDFGTAKNFHLILFTLDETVFSRELAPLAGFYPAVHIGAPWWFLDAPDAMLRFRSAVTETAGFSRSSGFIDDTRAFCSIPARHDASRRIEASFLARLVAEHRVSESRAAELIVDVVDRAPRRAFKL
- a CDS encoding mannitol dehydrogenase family protein is translated as MRSLTNLPDLTRTTTDAGAPAPVRMVHLGLGAFHRSHQAWYTAAADPDHEWGIAAFTGRSPDAAEVLAAQDGLYTLVERDDAGDRFEVVGSISAAHHGGDVGELARLIASPGTAVVTLTITEPAYHLGSDGLLDSASSVVAQDLEVLRSWQQARTGAASGTPLDPPGQLATAGARLVVGFDARRHAGGGPLAVVSCDNLSSNGTAAAETILGFARPISEELAVWITDNVSFVDSSIDRITPRTTEADVDLVAEATGFRDLAPVVTEPFHNWILSGAFPAGRPAWERAGAVFTERIEPFEQRKLWLLNGAHSLLAYAGQLRGHETVADAVADTRCAAWLEDFWDEASHHLTEPGLDVPGYRAALQERFSNSRIRHQLSQIAAEGSSKLRMRAVPVLLAERKAGRTGRASARIIAAWIDQLLADGAARKPVADAAAGTIERILAGDPDDVTAGLVRFLDDRLDDDVVALVHSLRTSWRA
- the manD gene encoding D-mannonate dehydratase ManD; amino-acid sequence: MKIIAAEVIVTSPSRNFVTLKITTDEGITGLGDATLNGRELAVASYLNDHVTQLLINRDPHRIEDTWQFLYRSAYWRRGPVTMAAIAAVDMALWDIKGKAAGMPVYQLLGGASRTALRTYGHASGRDIPELFDSIRQHLEEGYKSIRVQSSVPGITALYGVAAQAQATGERYDFEPAGRGAQPTEEDWDTRAYLRHVPTVFEAVRNEFGPELPLLHDGHHRMTPIQAAKLGKSLEPYDLFWLEDVTPAENQEAFRLIRQHTTTPLAVGEIFNTVFDFQTLIKEQLIDYVRAASTHFGGISPLKKVMDYAAQYQIKSGFHGPTDVSPVGLAAQSHVGLAIHNFGIQEYMEHSAKTNTVFEQSMTFTDGYLHPGDKPGLGVELNEEAAASFPYQQAYLPYNRLSDGTVHDW
- a CDS encoding gluconokinase — protein: MKIVVMGVSGCGKSTVGALLADHHGAPFLDGDSLHPQRNVDKMAAGTPLDDADRQPWLEEIGRRFAAAGPEPLVIACSALKRAYRTTIRGGAPDVRFVHLHGTVDLLAERLAARPGHFMPASLLRSQLQTLEPLGPDETGIVLDISATPAVLARRAAAWLEAGVSAA